The genomic segment CCTGCTGCCGCTCGTGGCCACGTGCGACCGGTGGGACGTCGGCGGGGTCTCCACCGACCTGCACCCGGACACCGGCGCGCCCACCGTGTTCGTGCACGACGCGGCGGCCGGCGGGGCGGGCTTCGCCGAGCGGGGCTTCACGGCCGCGGCCACCTGGCTGCGCGCCACCGCCGAGCTCGTCGCCGCCTGCGAGTGCGCGAGCGGCTGCCCGTCCTGCGTGCAGTCGCCCAAGTGCGGCAACGGCAACGAGCCGCTGGACAAGGCGGGGGCGCTGCGGCTGCTCGCCGCCACGCTCGCCGCCGCGGACGGCGACGCCGGGCCGGCGGGGACCGGTGCCCGGCAGGGGCTGGCGGGCGCGGACCAGGAGCGTTCGCCCGCGGGTGCGTCCGCGCGCCCGCCGGCCTGACGGCGCGGCGCCGGCCCGCGCCCGCCCCAGCGCCGGGCCGGCGGCCGCTGCCGCCCCGTCGGGCAGGACCTCCACGTGCACGGTGACCGCGCCGTCGGCCACCGCGCAGGCGGTCAGCCGGGCGCCGTTGGCCGCCGCCGCGGCCTCGGCGCGCCCGCACGGCGTCCCCCCGGCGCGCCCGAGCAGCGCGTCCGCGCCGGCGAGCGCGGCGAGGTCGGCCGCGCTGCGGGCGGTGGCCGCCGCGGCGGCGGCCTGCGCCAGCACCGCCGTCGCCGCGGCGAGCAGCACCGCCACGGCCAGCAGCCCCAGCACCAGCACGCTCCCGGCGCCCCGGTCGCCGTGGCCCCCGTCGCCCCTATCGCTCCCGTCGCTGCGACGACCGCGCCCGGCGCCGCCCGCACCGGCGCCCGCGCCCGTCACGCCGCCGCGCCCGGCGCCGGGCCGGTCTCGACGAGCGCGGTCGCCGTGCCGGCGACCGCCAGGCGCGGCGCGCCGGGCAGCAGGAGCGCGACGTCCCGGCGGACGACGACGCGCACGAGCCCGCCTCCCGCACCGCCGCTGCCCGTCGACGTCCGCACCGCGGCGTCCGGGCCGGCCACCGCCCGGGCCGCCGCCGCGACGCCGTCGGCCCCCTCACCGCGCGCGGCCGCCCGCGCCGCGGCCGCGGCTCCCGCGACGGCGCGCACCTGCGCCACGGCGACCAGGCCGACCGAGAGCACCAGGGCCACGGCGACGACCGCGCCGACCAGGCCGACGGCGAGCTCGGCGGTGACGGAGCCGCGCTGACCGGGCCCCGCCACCGCCGCCGCCGGCCGCTCAGCCCAGCGTGAGCGCACGCCGGACGATCGAGAGGAGCATGCCGCGCACCTCGCCGCTGCCCAGGACCGCCACGAGCAGGCCGGCGAAGCCGCACGCCGCCAGGGTGGCGACGGCGTACTCCGCCGTGGCCATGCCCGCGTCCCCCAGGGCCGTGCGCCCGCTGCGCCGGGCCACCGCCGCCTCCGGCGGCTGCACCGCCCCGCGCCCGCGCTCCTCGACCCGCTCCTCCACCTGCTCCGCGTCCTGCGCCGCGCGTCCTGCCACGTCTCCTCCTCCGAGTGGTCCGACCCGGGGCCACCGGTCGCGGCCCCCGCCCGAGCCTGCGGGGTGGCCGGCCGCGGTGGGCGCGACCGCGCACCGGCGGTGGACGGCGGGACGCCGCGCCGTCCTGTGGGCGGCCCGCGGCGCCCTGTGGACGATGTTCACGGGCGCAGCACCGCCCCGGCCAGGCCCAGCACGACGGGCACCACCCCGAGGGCGGCGAAGCCGGGCAGCGCGCACAGGCCCAGCGGCAGGACGACGCGCACGCCCAGGCGGGCGGCGGCGAGCTGGCCCGCGCGCGCCCGCCGCCGCCTCACCTCGCCCGCGGCCGCGGTCAGCAGGGCCGCCACGGGTGCTCCGGTGGACTCCGCCAGGTGCAGGCAGCGGCGCACGGCCGCGCAGCCGCCGGGAGCGCCGGCCCACGCCAGCTCCTCGGCGGCGCCCAGGCGCAGCAGGTCGGCGACCCGCACCAGGGCCGCCCCGCCGGAGCCGCCCACGGCGCGACCGACGACGGCGAGGGCCGGCACCGGCGGGGCGCCGGCCTGCACCGCCGCCGCCAGCAGGTCCAGCACGAGGGCGGCGTCGACCGGCTCGTACCGGGCCGCGGCGCGCCTGCCCGCGCGGCGGTCCCGGAGGAGCGCACGAGCACGGCGACGCCCGGGTCCGCCGGACCCCGGTGCTGCCCCGGCGCTCGGGTGCGGCCCGGCGACGCGCCGCAGCCGGTGCTCGGCTCCCGGGTGCGATCCGACCAGCACCGCCGCCAGCAGGCACAGGGCGGCGACCGCGGCCGCGAGCGCGCCGCTCACCCGGCGCGCTCGGCGGCCCGGACCAGGGCCCTGGTCCACCACCAGCCGGCCGCGGTGCAGCACACCCCCACCGCGGCGGCCACCCGCCCGGCGGCGGTGCCCAGCAGCACTCCCAGCGGGTCGGCGCCCACCGCGGCGCCGAGCGCGAGGCCGAGCCCGGGCAGGGCCACGAGCAGCGCCGCGGTGGCGCGCGGCGCGGCCAGCGCGGCGTCCCGGGCGCCCTGCGCGTCGGCGTCGGCGCGCAGCCCGAGCACGAGCCGGTCCAGCACGTCCGCCGGCGCCGCGCCGGTGCGCTCCGCCACCCGCCAGGCCGCCGCCACCGACCGCAGCGCCGCCCGCGCCGGCGGGGGCAGCGCGCCCTCGCCGGCGGGCTGCGGGCCCGCGAGGGCGGCGGCCACGTCACTCCCGGCGGCCGACGCCGCGGCAGCCGCGGCCAGGACGGCGCCGACGGGCCCGCTCGCGGCCTGCGCCGCCGGGTGCGCCCAGGCGCTGGCCGGCGCCACGCCCGCGCGCAGCAGCGCGGCGACCTCCGCCACCGCCTGCGCGACGTCCTCGACCGCCGCCGCGGCCGGGGCCCGGCGGCGGGCCCACCCGGCGAGGACCGCCGCCCGCGCCCGCCGGCCCCGGGACGCGGTCGCCCCGGCGCGCACCGGCGGCGCGACGCGCACCGGCCCGCGCACCGGCCCGCGCACCGGCCCGGCCAGGACGGCGGCGCCGACCAGCAGGGCGGCCAGCACGGCCCCTGCGCTCACCACGGGCTCACCACGGGCCTCACCACGGGCTCACCACGGGCCTCACCACGGCCTTCCCCGGCCAGGCCGAGGCGCTGGGCCAGCTCGGGCCAGGCCCGTTCCACCGCACCCGGCGCGGCCGGGTCGTCGGGGTCGGCGCTCAGCGCGGGGACCACGGCCAGGGCCCCGTGCCGGTCGCGGGCGACGATGCCGACCTCCGCGACGCGGCGCAGGCCCGCGTCGCGGCGCAGGTGCAGCACCACGTGCAGCGCGCTCGCGGCCTGAGCGGCGAGGGCCGCGCGGTCCAGGCCGGCGAGGGCGCCGAGAGCCTCCAGCCGCGCCGGGACGTCGGCGGCCGCGTTCGCGTGCACGGTGCCGCACCCGCCCTCGTGCCCGGTGTTCAGCGCCGCGAGCAGGTCACGGACCTCCGCGCCGCGGCACTCCCCGACGACGATGCGGTCCGGGCGCATGCGCAGGGCCTGGCGCACGAGGTCGTCCAGGCCGACGGCGCCGGCGCCCTCGACGTTGCCGTGCCGCGCCTGCAGGCGCACCACGTGCGGGTGCACCGGCGCCAGCTCCCCGGCGTCCTCGACGAGCAGGAGGCGCTCGAACGGGTCGGCCAGCCCCAGCAGGGACGACAGGACCGTGGTCTTGCCGCTGCCGGTGCCGCCGCTGACGAGGAAGGACAGCCGGCGGCGCACGAGCGCGCGCAGCACCGGCGCCCACGACGGCGGCACCGCGCCCGCGGCCACGAGGTCCTCGAGGGAGAAGGCGCGCCGCCGCGGCACGCGCAGCGACAGCAGGGTGCCGTCGGGCGAGAGGGGCGGCAGCACCGCGTGCAGCCGCACGCCGTCCGGCAGCCGCGCGTCGACCCACGGGCTGGACTCGTCCAGGCGGCGCCCTCCGACCGCGGCCAGGCGCACCGCCAGGGCCCGCAGCGCCGCCTCGCCGCCGAGGTCGAGGTCCACGCGGCGCGGTCCCTCGCCGCGGTCCACCCACACCGAGCCCGCGCCGTTGACGAGCACGTCGGTGACGCCGGGCGCGTCCAGCAGCGGCTGCAGCGGGCCGGCCCCGAGGATCTGCGCGCCCACCCGCCGGGAGGCGTCCAGGACGCCGTCCGCGCCCAGGACCGAGGTGGCCGCCACGGCGCTGACCAGCTCCGCGCCGCCCGGTGCGGGACCGGGCAGGCCGGTGCGCACGCGGTCGACGAGGGCTCCCGGCGGCGCGCCGGGAGCACCGCTGGACGCGCCGCGGCGGCTCACGCGGCACCGACGGCGGGCGCCTCGTCCTCCACCGCCGCCAGCACCGCCTGGCAGCAGGCGGCGAGGGCGCCGCGCCGGCGGCTGCCGGGCGGCTCGCCGCGGTCGAGCGCCGCGCGCAGCCCGGCCTCGGGCGCGGTGCGGGCCAGGAGCGGCAGCTCCAGCGCGTCCGCGAGCGCGGCGGCGCCCACGCCCGCGCGGGGCGGGACGACGGCGACCACGCGCAGGTCGCCGGTGTGCGGGGCGACCAG from the Quadrisphaera sp. DSM 44207 genome contains:
- a CDS encoding DUF4244 domain-containing protein, whose translation is MAGRAAQDAEQVEERVEERGRGAVQPPEAAVARRSGRTALGDAGMATAEYAVATLAACGFAGLLVAVLGSGEVRGMLLSIVRRALTLG
- a CDS encoding type II secretion system F family protein — translated: MSGALAAAVAALCLLAAVLVGSHPGAEHRLRRVAGPHPSAGAAPGSGGPGRRRARALLRDRRAGRRAAARYEPVDAALVLDLLAAAVQAGAPPVPALAVVGRAVGGSGGAALVRVADLLRLGAAEELAWAGAPGGCAAVRRCLHLAESTGAPVAALLTAAAGEVRRRRARAGQLAAARLGVRVVLPLGLCALPGFAALGVVPVVLGLAGAVLRP
- a CDS encoding type II secretion system F family protein; translation: MSAGAVLAALLVGAAVLAGPVRGPVRGPVRVAPPVRAGATASRGRRARAAVLAGWARRRAPAAAAVEDVAQAVAEVAALLRAGVAPASAWAHPAAQAASGPVGAVLAAAAAASAAGSDVAAALAGPQPAGEGALPPPARAALRSVAAAWRVAERTGAAPADVLDRLVLGLRADADAQGARDAALAAPRATAALLVALPGLGLALGAAVGADPLGVLLGTAAGRVAAAVGVCCTAAGWWWTRALVRAAERAG
- a CDS encoding TadA family conjugal transfer-associated ATPase; this translates as MSRRGASSGAPGAPPGALVDRVRTGLPGPAPGGAELVSAVAATSVLGADGVLDASRRVGAQILGAGPLQPLLDAPGVTDVLVNGAGSVWVDRGEGPRRVDLDLGGEAALRALAVRLAAVGGRRLDESSPWVDARLPDGVRLHAVLPPLSPDGTLLSLRVPRRRAFSLEDLVAAGAVPPSWAPVLRALVRRRLSFLVSGGTGSGKTTVLSSLLGLADPFERLLLVEDAGELAPVHPHVVRLQARHGNVEGAGAVGLDDLVRQALRMRPDRIVVGECRGAEVRDLLAALNTGHEGGCGTVHANAAADVPARLEALGALAGLDRAALAAQAASALHVVLHLRRDAGLRRVAEVGIVARDRHGALAVVPALSADPDDPAAPGAVERAWPELAQRLGLAGEGRGEARGEPVVRPVVSPW